In Syngnathus scovelli strain Florida chromosome 16, RoL_Ssco_1.2, whole genome shotgun sequence, the genomic stretch aaaaaagacatcttaAGTAGATGAGTAATTTATTAATAGGACTTAAATCTCAACCGTATCAGATGGTTATTGATTGACATTGTCTGCATGTCCAAAGGCACGGCGTTGCTTTGCCACCATTGTCTGGTAAGATACTATATTTGCGTAAAGAAAGCAGTACTAGCAATTAGCAGTAATTGATCTAAAGCATCGCTGCGTGCCGATTGCAGCGTCCTCTAGTCCAAAGCCAATTGTGGACCTAACAACCTAAGCCACAAAGCCGTTTGTCAATCTTTTGTGCTCCAGTGATGACATTAAAGGGCTTCTTTTCTGGGCTTTCCGCAGCGGAGATCTTGCAGGCCAACGACAGCCTGACCCATGTCATCAATTTGTACAAGCAGCAGGTGAAAGGGGAGATTGTGAACAGCAACAATGCATTAAATGCACAAAAGGAGACAGGTTGGTGAAGCAGTGCTAAGTGATTGGCTATGAAcacattcagattttttttttttttacctcatagTGGGGACAGCACTGCTGGATCTGTCTGGCTTGGACACATCGCCCCAGTCGCCTCCATCCTTCCCGGAACTCCCGACTCCAACCGACAGCCTCAATGCAACCTCGCAGGAAACTGGCATCTCCTTACTTGATGATGAACTCATGTCGCTTGGTAACCCTCATTTTTTTGAATCTGCATATAAAGTAGTCAAACATTTTGTCAAGTTGGGATTGTCCCACACAGGTTTAAGTGAAGGAACACACACCTCGAACCCTCCCTCCCAGCCCGAGGACTCCACAGCTTGGGACTCCTTCCAGGTACGTGGCACAAAAGAACTTTAAATATGTTGATCTTCTCttgtattgatgtcattttctcCTTCAAGTCATCTGACAGTATCGATGCAGACACCCCAGCAGCACCTAGTCTTCTCCTGAGTCCGGAACCTTCCTCCCACTCGCACCCGGTCTCTCCCGCCTCTGCTCCCAAAGGCTCAGTCCTGGATGAACTGGATTTATTAGGAAAGACGCTGCTGCAGCAATCTCTTCCTCCCGAAGGCCTACAGTTCAAATGGTAAAAGAAATACATTTGgggtaaataaataattatcttTTGATACTGTGCTGCGATACTGAGCTTTGAGGTTTTCTTCATTAAAAAGAATAATTCCGTATTTACACCAGTGAATATGATGGTAACCAGTCTGTGTCTGCATGCAGGGACAAACAGCAGGTCAAACCAACTCTGAGAGATCTACAGAGCAAGTCGGGGTCTACTATTCCCCCCAACCGCATCCCGCTCTTCAGCTCAGACCGCCCCGCGTTGCCCCTCCCCTCTGAGGCCACCACGTTTGACATGTCCCCCGCATGCCCAGAGACTGCATCTGCGGAGCTTTCCCTGGCTGATGTCTTTGTGCCTCTAGAATCCATTAAACCTAGTAAGtagacttgctttttttttttttttttaaacaattcaaTTGCTGATATAATCATGGATGGATTCGCCTACCAGGTAGTCTGCTGCCTGTGACTGTCTTCGACGGACACAGCCTGCGGGTCCTTTGCCACTTTGCCCGTGATTCGCCACCATCTCGCCCCGACGTGCAGGTGGCCATCATCTCCATGCTGTCCTCCGCTCCCGTGCCTGTCACCAACATAAACATAAACATCTCTGCTCAGAAGGTCAGagaggaatttttttttgctccttttcCCCATTATTGTGATGTCACATTGTTCTACTTCTGCAGTCAATGGGAGTAAAGTTGCAGCCAGCATCTGGAAGCGATTTGCCACCGTTCAATCCCATCCTTCCTACTGCTGCTGTCACACAGATCATGTTACTGGCCAACCCAAACAAGGTACACCCAAGTTTGAACTCTTTCAAAATCACTCCAAGTCCTGTGTTTAACATCTTCTTCCCGTTTGTGCGCTTTAGGAGAAAGTTCAACTGCAGTACCGATTGAGCTTCACCTTGGGCGACCAGGTGCACAACGAGAGTGGCAGTCTTGAAAACTGGCCTGCTTCAGACACTTGGGGGAACCTATAGCGGCCGGCAAAGTTCAACCTGACAGACTCTTGTCCAACAAACTCAGCTACACTCCGTACCTATTCTAAATTTTTGTTTGTGCCCCCTCTTTCTGCTCATGCTCTCTGTACGTGCTTTGCTTTAACTGACTTGTTAATaccgcctctttttttttttcttcttctctctctcttcccccaAATCTTTTAAAGACTGCTACAAATGAAGAACCGACATTCACTACTGCATGTGCATATGTGCTTCAGGTGGTTTGGCCTGGAGCACAACGTTTGACTTTGTAGATTTGGTCCTCACTTGTGCATGCTCTGCTATCATGCCGTATGCGCCAAGACAGAAAGGACATATGCGTTACCTCCTCTTAGTTTGTCAAACCAAAAACTGCTGAATCATCACTTATGTCTCTCATCAATGGGGACTTTTCCTTGTTTGtgtcatgacaaaaaaaagtacTGTGACATTGTGTATTTTCTGCCATATGTGCCTCTTTCTCAGTTCTGTTTAACTTTTAGCACATTTGTTCTGTAATACATGATTTATTTCAACAAGTTGCAGTGTATCATTATATTTTAatatactttttgttttttaaataggaTCTTTGTTCAATTGTGACCATGGCTCTTCCTATATCACCAATACATGAGTAAAGTAAAATTGAAGATGCATGAAATGGATTGCTAAACAAATTACAACCTAGAGCTTGGTGTCCATCTTGTTCATTTGAGCTCTGCAGTCTTGAGAGACCTTCCTCACATTCTGCTCCCTCCTCCTTAGTGTGACTGCTTTGTAAATACCAATGTACATTTGACCTGTGCAAAAGCATAAACAGTGCTAAGATATGAAGGAGTAATAAAGGTTTTGGTGGAGGTGGGGATTAATTTAAACACTGGTGCAGTAAGTTTGTTCATATTCGTCTTGTTTGCAGGCTTGTCATGCTTACAATAGTTCAATTGTGTTGTTCATGTCTCCCACATTTTATCATAGCATTTTAGTTAACATCAATTTCGTGGTCTCATTTAAGAACACAaaaatttacttttaaatggATGCAAATTGGGTCCCCACAATGACCAAGTGTGCGTCATGATTGGGACTCCCTCTGGTGTATACTAATTATCCGCCAGAGGGCAGTATACAACAAACATGATAGACGACTTTGCCAACTGTTATTTTTTGAAGACAAATTACGACTATGGATTCTTTGCAATGGCTAGTCTGTGGCGTTTGGTATTATATGTTACCATTAAATAATACTTAAGATAGAAGTTGTGCAAAGTTGTGTTTCAAatccacatttttaaaaaagttttcTTTCACAACAAGAGCTGTTTTTGATTAGCTTTAAGCTTCACATAAATCCagcaaaaatctcaaaatgaacATGGACACATTTTTCATACCCTCTTCCCCAAGATTAAGTGTTCAATCACATCCATTTTCAAATTCTTAATTAAAATGGGTCATGCACCTAgcaggggtggccaaccagtCAAAGACTAAGAGCCACATCATGCAGTCCTACAGTACtaagaacacacacaaactctcagttcaacaaagtccacaaacaaaaacaaaataatttacAATAGCGTTTTTTCCACTTACTATGCATGTTGCTTAGTGCGACTTCTGGCATTCCTTGCCTTGAACAATCCTCTTCAAATCTGGCTTGTATTCCGTTGTTGCTACTCGAAGCAATTTCTTTTTATTGGATGTCTGATACCATTCGTTTgagtttgtcgtttttttttgtgtgtctgtttttCTCCCTGACTGTCCAAATTGCGCTTGCGAAATTCAGTCCGTTTTGGAAAGTCCTTATCGATGTTAGCGTGGAGTGAGTtgagtcctgtgttcatcttcatATTTCCGTTTAGCTGT encodes the following:
- the gga1 gene encoding ADP-ribosylation factor-binding protein GGA1 isoform X2 produces the protein MCPVGDDCELLHKAPLNDSGTVGEQRYIIYNRATNPLNRETDWSSINAFCEQLNNDLEGPQLATRLLAHKIQSPQEWEAMQALVVLESCMKNCGKRFHSEVGKFRFLNELIKVVSPKYLGSRSPEPVKKKVLELIYSWTLGLPDESKIIDAYQMLKKQGIIKQDPQLPPDKLPNHPPPRPKNAIFEDEEKSKMLSRLLNSSHPEDLKAANKLIKEMVQEDQRRTEKVTKRVGAIQEVKESITLLTQLLQDYDANTTNQSNAELIQDLYQRCEKMRPTLFRLASDTEDNDEALAEILQANDSLTHVINLYKQQVKGEIVNSNNALNAQKETVGTALLDLSGLDTSPQSPPSFPELPTPTDSLNATSQETGISLLDDELMSLGLSEGTHTSNPPSQPEDSTAWDSFQSSDSIDADTPAAPSLLLSPEPSSHSHPVSPASAPKGSVLDELDLLGKTLLQQSLPPEGLQFKWDKQQVKPTLRDLQSKSGSTIPPNRIPLFSSDRPALPLPSEATTFDMSPACPETASAELSLADVFVPLESIKPSSLLPVTVFDGHSLRVLCHFARDSPPSRPDVQVAIISMLSSAPVPVTNININISAQKSMGVKLQPASGSDLPPFNPILPTAAVTQIMLLANPNKEKVQLQYRLSFTLGDQVHNESGSLENWPASDTWGNL
- the gga1 gene encoding ADP-ribosylation factor-binding protein GGA1 isoform X3, whose translation is MQALVVLESCMKNCGKRFHSEVGKFRFLNELIKVVSPKYLGSRSPEPVKKKVLELIYSWTLGLPDESKIIDAYQMLKKQGIIKQDPQLPPDKLPNHPPPRPKNAIFEDEEKSKMLSRLLNSSHPEDLKAANKLIKEMVQEDQRRTEKVTKRVGAIQEVKESITLLTQLLQDYDANTTNQSNAELIQDLYQRCEKMRPTLFRLASDTEDNDEALAEILQANDSLTHVINLYKQQVKGEIVNSNNALNAQKETVGTALLDLSGLDTSPQSPPSFPELPTPTDSLNATSQETGISLLDDELMSLGLSEGTHTSNPPSQPEDSTAWDSFQSSDSIDADTPAAPSLLLSPEPSSHSHPVSPASAPKGSVLDELDLLGKTLLQQSLPPEGLQFKWDKQQVKPTLRDLQSKSGSTIPPNRIPLFSSDRPALPLPSEATTFDMSPACPETASAELSLADVFVPLESIKPSSLLPVTVFDGHSLRVLCHFARDSPPSRPDVQVAIISMLSSAPVPVTNININISAQKSMGVKLQPASGSDLPPFNPILPTAAVTQIMLLANPNKEKVQLQYRLSFTLGDQVHNESGSLENWPASDTWGNL
- the gga1 gene encoding ADP-ribosylation factor-binding protein GGA1 isoform X1, yielding MAAPPDSESLESRINRATNPLNRETDWSSINAFCEQLNNDLEGPQLATRLLAHKIQSPQEWEAMQALVVLESCMKNCGKRFHSEVGKFRFLNELIKVVSPKYLGSRSPEPVKKKVLELIYSWTLGLPDESKIIDAYQMLKKQGIIKQDPQLPPDKLPNHPPPRPKNAIFEDEEKSKMLSRLLNSSHPEDLKAANKLIKEMVQEDQRRTEKVTKRVGAIQEVKESITLLTQLLQDYDANTTNQSNAELIQDLYQRCEKMRPTLFRLASDTEDNDEALAEILQANDSLTHVINLYKQQVKGEIVNSNNALNAQKETVGTALLDLSGLDTSPQSPPSFPELPTPTDSLNATSQETGISLLDDELMSLGLSEGTHTSNPPSQPEDSTAWDSFQSSDSIDADTPAAPSLLLSPEPSSHSHPVSPASAPKGSVLDELDLLGKTLLQQSLPPEGLQFKWDKQQVKPTLRDLQSKSGSTIPPNRIPLFSSDRPALPLPSEATTFDMSPACPETASAELSLADVFVPLESIKPSSLLPVTVFDGHSLRVLCHFARDSPPSRPDVQVAIISMLSSAPVPVTNININISAQKSMGVKLQPASGSDLPPFNPILPTAAVTQIMLLANPNKEKVQLQYRLSFTLGDQVHNESGSLENWPASDTWGNL